Proteins encoded by one window of Anopheles maculipalpis chromosome 2RL, idAnoMacuDA_375_x, whole genome shotgun sequence:
- the LOC126559459 gene encoding ER membrane protein complex subunit 6, whose protein sequence is MSTTRVKTRETKTGEIIAYSDTAIRNNASAVEYCRTSMAALSGSTAGVLGLTGILGFLFYVLAVLSLWQMLLLKSGSNWQKYFISRKSLLTHGFLSGLCTYVLFWTFLYGMVHVY, encoded by the exons ATGTCGACGACCCGTGTAAAAACGAGAGAAACCAAAACTGGAGAAATAATAGCGTACAGTGATACCGCCATACGGAACAATGCATCCGCAGTGGAGTACTGCCGTACCTCCATGGCAGCATTATCGGGCAGCACCGCAG GTGTTTTGGGACTTACCGGCATACTAGGTTTTCTCTTCTATGTGCTAGCGGTCCTATCCTTGTGGCAGATGTTGCTACTGAAATCAGGCTCCAATTGGCAGAAGTATTTCATCAGCCGGAAAAGCCTACTCACCCATGGGTTTCTGAGCGGTCTGTGCACGTACGTGCTGTTCTGGACGTTCCTGTACGGTATGGTGCACGTGTACTGA
- the LOC126558500 gene encoding WD repeat-containing protein 91, with protein sequence MAHIQYVDGLIREYILFRGFSNTLKVFDNELKSDKDKNFRVDKVIEQILLLIHNHDLGGLRELWAHLNNHLFRNLEHHFATAVNKLEQSVLKFYLIVAYTSSKTDKITEFFTKLSTELVSQSEWKEWFFFPFCKNPEEHAAFAVCFTKQWQDTLLISLHNFLSTIYQCMPQPIIAKAESEGCLIKKLQEENGLLRGKLASIQQQQQHLQQSAGSGSHHSRLSGALSSGGGGGGADQRLTADGRIKYSTRPSSSMLSLNDLQPFGIPPPTHIVDDFYIIAQESNSIGGAAENQARGLKSLIRNIGSGGSPVLGRRDAAHERNKKRSGSVGSRGNWIYS encoded by the exons ATGGCTCACATACAGTACGTCGACGGATTGATTcgtgaatatattttatttcgtgGCTTTTCCAACACCCTCAAAGTGTTTGACAATGAGCTGAAGAGTGATAAAGACAAAAACTTTCGGGTGGACAAGGTGATCGAACAGATACTGCTGCTGATACACAATCACGACTTGGGTGGATTGCGTGAGCTGTGGGCCCATTTAAATAATCATTTGTTTCGTAATTTGGAGCACCATTTCGCCACCG CCGTAAATAAATTGGAACAATCGGTGCTGAAATTCTACCTCATTGTGGCTTACACATCCAGCAAGACCGATAAAATAACGGAATTTTTCACCAAACTTTCAACCGAGCTTGTCAGCCAGAGCGAATGGAAGGAGTGGTTCT TTTTCCCGTTCTGCAAAAACCCCGAGGAACATGCAGCATTCGCCGTCTGCTTCACCAAACAATGGCAGGACACGCTGCTCATATCGCTGCATAACTTCCTGTCCACCATCTACCAGTGCATGCCGCAGCCCATCATTGCGAAGGCCGAATCCGAGGGTTGTCTCATCAAAAAGTTACAGGAAGAGAATGGGCTGTTGCGAGGCAAGCTGGCCTCcatccagcagcaacaacagcacctACAACAGTCAGCCGGATCCGGCAGTCACCATTCCCGATTGAGTGGAGCATTGTCTTCagggggaggaggaggaggtgcagATCAACGGCTTACTGCTGACGGAAGAATCAAATACTCTACGCGACCATCGTCCAGTATGCTTTCGCTGAACGATCTGCAACCGTTTGGCATTCCACCGCCGACGCATATCGTGGACGATTTCTACATAATTGCACAGGAATCGAACAGCATCGGTGGTGCGGCCGAAAATCAAGCTCGGGGGTTAAAATCATTGATCCGGAATATTGGTTCCGGTGGGAGTCCGGTGCTTGGGCGACGTGATGCAGCTCATGAGCGGAACAAGAAGCGTTCCGGTAGCGTCGGTAGCCGGGGCAATTGGATTTATAGCTAA
- the LOC126558570 gene encoding annexin B10-like, translating into MSWYYTPVPTVVPAEEFDASADANALRGAMKGFGTDEQAIIDVLCTRSNAQRQQINEQYSSELGRDLIEDLKSELGGKFEDVIVGLMMPPEKYLCKQLHKAMDGMGTDEDTLIEILAPQTNEEVKKIVDCYEEMYSRPLAEHLCSETDGSFRRLLTMIIVGARDPQGTVDADLAVEQAKQLYDAGEGKLGTDEEVFYKILAHASFDQLEIVFEEYKKLSGQTIEQAMKSELSGELYDALSAIVECVQMAPHFFAKRLHKAMDGAGTDDAKLIRIIVSRSEIDLQNVKDEFEQMYNKTLLSAVRNECSGDYKRALCALIGGA; encoded by the exons atgtCCTGGTACTACACG CCTGTTCCTACGGTGGTCCCAGCGGAAGAGTTTGACGCTTCCGCTGATGCCAATGCATTGCGTGGTGCAATGAAGGGTTTTGGAACGGACGAGCAAGCCATCATCGATGTGCTTTGCACTCGCAGCAACGCCCAGCGTCAGCAAATCAACGAGCAGTACAGCAGTGAGCTGGGACGG GACTTAATTGAGGATCTGAAATCCGAACTCGGAGGCAAGTTCGAGGACGTCATCGTCGGGCTGATGATGCCACCGGAAAAGTATCTGTGCAAGCAGCTGCACAAAGCGATGGACGGTATGGGTACGGACGAGGATACGCTCATCGAGATTCTGGCTCCGCAAACGAACGAGGAGGTGAAAAAGATCGTCGACTGTTACGAGGAGATGTACAGCCGCCCGCTGGCGGAACATTTGTGCAGCGAAACTGATGGTAGCTTCCGGCGATTGCTTACGATGATCATTGTCGGTGCTCGCGATCCGCAAGGTACGGTCGATGCTGATCTTGCTGTGGAACAGGCGAAACAGCTGTACGATGCCGGTGAGGGTAAGCTCGGTACGGATGAGGAAGTGTTCTACAAGATTCTGGCCCACGCCTCCTTCGATCAGCTGGAGATTGTGTTCGAAGAGTACAAGAAGCTTTCGGGCCAAACGATCGAGCAGGCGATGAAAAGCGAGCTGAGTGGTGAGCTTTACGATGCGCTAAGCGCGATCGTGGAATGTGTCCAGATGGCACCGCATTTCTTCGCTAAACGGTTGCACAAAGCGATGGATGGAGCCGGTACGGATGATGCGAAGTTGATTCGTATTATTGTGTCACGGTCGGAGATCGATCTGCAGAACGTGAAGGATGAGTTCGAGCAGATGTACAACAAGACGCTGCTGAGCGCTGTACGG AACGAGTGCTCCGGAGACTATAAGCGTGCTCTCTGCGCCCTGATTGGTGGTGCCTAA
- the LOC126558569 gene encoding annexin B10-like isoform X1 has translation MSWYYTPHPTVVPAEDFDASADANALRKAMKGFGTDEQAIIDILCARSNDQRQEIAEAFKRELGRDLIDDLKSELGDKFEDVILGLMLRPEAYLCKQLHKAMDGIGTNEKALIEIICPQTNDQIKAIVDCYEEMYDRPLAEHLCSETSGSFRRLLTMIIVGARDPQGTVDPDLAVEQAKQLYDAGEGKLGTDEEVFYKILAHGSFDQLEIVFEEYKSLSGRTIEQALKAELSGELYDALSAIVECVQMAPHFFAKRLHKAMDGVGTDDATLIRIIVSRSEIDLQNIKDEFEQMYNKTLVSAVRSETSGDYKRALCALIGDA, from the exons ATGTCTTGGTATTATACG CCCCACCCCACCGTTGTGCCGGCAGAAGATTTCGATGCATCTGCCGATGCAAATGCGCTTCGAAAAGCGATGAAAGGTTTCGGCACGGACGAGCAGGCGATCATCGACATACTGTGTGCTCGATCCAATGACCAGCGACAAGAGATTGCGGAAGCATTCAAGCGAGAACTGGGCAGA GACCTGATCGACGATCTAAAGTCGGAATTGGGAGACAAGTTTGAAGATGTCATTCTGGGGCTTATGCTACGCCCGGAAGCGTACCTGTGCAAGCAGCTGCACAAAGCGATGGACGGGATCGGCACCAACGAAAAGGCGTTGATCGAAATCATTTGTCCTCAAACAAACGATCAAATTAAGGCGATCGTCGACTGTTACGAGGAGATGTACGATCGTCCACTGGCAGAACATTTGTGCAGCGAAACGTCCGGTAGTTTTCGGCGTCTTCTGACCATGATCATTGTCGGTGCTCGCGATCCTCAGGGTACAGTTGATCCTGATCTTGCTGTGGAGCAGGCGAAACAGCTGTACGATGCCGGTGAGGGTAAGCTCGGTACGGATGAGGAAGTGTTCTACAAGATCCTGGCCCATGGATCCTTCGACCAACTGGAGATTGTGTTCGAAGAGTACAAAAGTCTGTCCGGTCGTACTATCGAGCAGGCACTTAAGGCGGAACTGAGCGGCGAACTTTACGACGCACTGAGTGCGATCGTGGAGTGTGTCCAGATGGCACCGCATTTCTTTGCCAAACGGCTGCACAAGGCCATGGATGGCGTCGGAACGGATGATGCGACGTTGATTCGTATCATTGTGTCGCGATCGGAAATCGATCTGCAGAACATCAAGGATGAGTTCGAGCAGATGTACAACAAAACGCTTGTCAGTGCCGTACGA AGTGAAACATCCGGTGACTACAAACGGGCCCTTTGTGCCTTGATCGGAGACGCTTGA
- the LOC126558569 gene encoding annexin B10-like isoform X2, whose protein sequence is MKGFGTDEQAIIDILCARSNDQRQEIAEAFKRELGRDLIDDLKSELGDKFEDVILGLMLRPEAYLCKQLHKAMDGIGTNEKALIEIICPQTNDQIKAIVDCYEEMYDRPLAEHLCSETSGSFRRLLTMIIVGARDPQGTVDPDLAVEQAKQLYDAGEGKLGTDEEVFYKILAHGSFDQLEIVFEEYKSLSGRTIEQALKAELSGELYDALSAIVECVQMAPHFFAKRLHKAMDGVGTDDATLIRIIVSRSEIDLQNIKDEFEQMYNKTLVSAVRSETSGDYKRALCALIGDA, encoded by the exons ATGAAAGGTTTCGGCACGGACGAGCAGGCGATCATCGACATACTGTGTGCTCGATCCAATGACCAGCGACAAGAGATTGCGGAAGCATTCAAGCGAGAACTGGGCAGA GACCTGATCGACGATCTAAAGTCGGAATTGGGAGACAAGTTTGAAGATGTCATTCTGGGGCTTATGCTACGCCCGGAAGCGTACCTGTGCAAGCAGCTGCACAAAGCGATGGACGGGATCGGCACCAACGAAAAGGCGTTGATCGAAATCATTTGTCCTCAAACAAACGATCAAATTAAGGCGATCGTCGACTGTTACGAGGAGATGTACGATCGTCCACTGGCAGAACATTTGTGCAGCGAAACGTCCGGTAGTTTTCGGCGTCTTCTGACCATGATCATTGTCGGTGCTCGCGATCCTCAGGGTACAGTTGATCCTGATCTTGCTGTGGAGCAGGCGAAACAGCTGTACGATGCCGGTGAGGGTAAGCTCGGTACGGATGAGGAAGTGTTCTACAAGATCCTGGCCCATGGATCCTTCGACCAACTGGAGATTGTGTTCGAAGAGTACAAAAGTCTGTCCGGTCGTACTATCGAGCAGGCACTTAAGGCGGAACTGAGCGGCGAACTTTACGACGCACTGAGTGCGATCGTGGAGTGTGTCCAGATGGCACCGCATTTCTTTGCCAAACGGCTGCACAAGGCCATGGATGGCGTCGGAACGGATGATGCGACGTTGATTCGTATCATTGTGTCGCGATCGGAAATCGATCTGCAGAACATCAAGGATGAGTTCGAGCAGATGTACAACAAAACGCTTGTCAGTGCCGTACGA AGTGAAACATCCGGTGACTACAAACGGGCCCTTTGTGCCTTGATCGGAGACGCTTGA
- the LOC126558572 gene encoding annexin B10-like: MSWYYVPKPTVYPAEVFNPSEDAAALRKAMKGFGTNEQAIIDILCSHSNQQRQQISEAFQRDLGRDLLKDLKSELSGKFEDVIVGLMMPPVNYLCKQLYKAMDGIGTDEQTLIEILCSQDNEQMHQIAYTYEEMYNRPLAEHVCSETSGSFRRLLTLIITGTREANEMCNPELAVEQAKSLYNAGEGKWGTDEATFYKILAHASFAQLEIVFEEYKKLTGRTIEQALKAEVSGDFYEALSAIVECVQMAPHFFAKKLFLAMDGLGTDDKTLIRIIISRAEIDLQNIKDEFEQMYNKTLLSMVKNETSGDYKRVLCALIGGA; the protein is encoded by the exons ATGTCGTGGTATTATGTG CCAAAACCGACCGTGTATCCGGCGGAAGTGTTCAACCCATCCGAGGACGCAGCCGCACTGCGTAAAGCGATGAAGGGTTTCGGAACGAATGAGCAGGCAATCATTGACATACTTTGCTCGCACAGTAACCAGCAACGCCAGCAAATTTCGGAAGCGTTTCAACGCGACCTGGGTCGTGATCTACTGAAAGACCTAAAGTCAGAGTTGAGCGGAAAGTTTGAGGACGTTATCGTTGGACTAATGATGCCACCGGTGAACTACCTCTGCAAACAGCTCTACAAAGCGATGGACGGTATCGGGACGGATGAGCAGACACTAATCGAGATACTGTGCTCGCAGGACAACGAACAGATGCACCAGATCGCCTACACGTACGAAGAAATGTACAACCGACCGTTGGCTGAACACGTCTGCTCGGAAACGTCCGGTAGCTTCAGGCGCCTGCTAACCCTTATCATTACCGGTACGCGAGAAGCGAACGAAATGTGCAATCCGGAGCTTGCCGTCGAACAGGCGAAGAGCCTGTACAATGCCGGGGAAGGAAAGTGGGGCACGGACGAGGCAACGTTTTACAAGATTCTGGCCCACGCCTCCTTTGCCCAGCTGGAGATTGTGTTCGAAGAGTACAAGAAACTTACCGGCCGTACCATCGAGCAGGCGCTGAAGGCCGAGGTTAGTGGTGACTTCTACGAAGCACTGAGCGCGATCGTCGAGTGTGTCCAGATGGCGCCCCACTTTTTTGCCAAGAAGCTGTTCTTAGCTATGGACGGTCTCGGCACGGACGATAAAACACTGattcgcatcatcatcagccggGCGGAGATCGATCTGCAAAACATCAAGGATGAGTTTGAGCAGATGTACAACAAAACACTGCTCAGCATGGTAAAG AACGAAACGTCCGGTGACTACAAGCGTGTACTTTGTGCGCTGATTGGAGGGGCATAA
- the LOC126558282 gene encoding ferrochelatase, mitochondrial gives MHSLLKKCFPSGTAAHGLHQFRNIATKPRTAVVMLNMGGPQNTDQVHDYLHRIMTDRDMIQLPVQSKLGPWIAKRRTPEVQKKYSEIGGGSPILKWTNLQGELMCKQLDKLSPETAPHKHYVAFRYVNPLTEDTFREVERDQPERVVLFSQYPQYSCATSGSSFNAIFSHFKENSLNGLQKARWSVIDRWGTHPLLAKTFADNIRKELDKFPADKRKDVVLLFSAHSLPLRAVSRGDAYPSEVGATVQNVMEELGWSQPYCLVWQSKVGPLPWLEPFTEDAIKGYVKQGRKNFILVPIAFVNEHIETLHELDIEYCQELAHEVGAEKIGRAAAPNDHPLFIDALTDVVRHHLLNGSTVGPKFLLRCPACVNQKCSVSKQWFKELCN, from the exons ATGCATTCCTTGCTGAAGAAATGTTTCCCCTCTGGTACGGCCGCTCATG GCCTCCACCAGTTTCGCAACATTGCCACCAAACCGCGCACGGCTGTGGTTATGCTCAACATGGGAGGGCCACAAAACACGGACCAGGTGCATGATTATCTGCATCGCATTATGACCGATCGCGATATGATACAGCTACCGGTACAGAG CAAACTTGGCCCTTGGATTGCGAAACGTCGTACACCGGAGGTACAGAAAAAGTATTCCGAAATTGGCGGGGGTTCACCAATTTTGAAGTGGACTAATCTGCAGGGTGAGCTGATGTGTAAGCAACTGGACAAACTATCGCCAGAAACGGCACCGCACAAGCATTATGTAGCATTTCGATACGTAAACCCACTAACGGAGGATACGTTCCGCGAGGTGGAGCGTGACCAGCCCGAGCGGGTGGTACTGTTTTCGCAGTATCCACAGTACAGCTGTGCAACGTCCGGATCCAGCTTTAATGCAATCTTCTCACACTTTAAGGAAAATTCACTTAACGGATTACAGAAGGCACGCTGGAGCGTTATCGACCGGTGGGGGACCCATCCCCTACTCGCGAAAACGTTTGCCGACAACATTCGCAAAGAGTTGGACAAGTTTCCTGCTGATAAGCGAAAGGACGTGGTGTTGCTTTTCTCAGCCCACTCGCTACCGCTTCGTGCGGTTAGTCGAGGGGATGCGTATCCTTCGGAAGTGGGTGCCACAGTTCAGAACGTTATGGAAGAGCTTGGGTGGTCGCAACCGTATTGTCTGGTGTGGCAATCGAAGGTTGGCCCACTGCCCTGGTTGGAGCCTTTTACCGAGGATGCCATCAAGGGCTATGTGAAGCAGGGCAGGAAAAATTTTATCCTCGTACCGATCGCGTTTGTTAACGAACACATCGAAACGCTGCATGAGCTGGACATTGAGTACTGCCAGGAGCTGGCACATGAGGTCGGAGCAGAGAAGATTGGCCGTGCAGCCGCTCCAAACGATCACCCACTGTTTATAGACGCGCTCACGGACGTAGTACGGCACCATTTATTAAACGGATCGACCGTTGGGCCAAAGTTCCTTCTCCGCTGCCCGGCGTGCGTTAATCAGAAGTGTTCGGTAAGCAAGCAGTGGTTTAAAGAATTGTGCAATTAA
- the LOC126557740 gene encoding regulator of G-protein signaling 7-like, protein MVTKKSVDIEKEKLAKNMHSGSNSGATGLPTKSSSAGGGGGGGTSGGSCNAVVSFSASTMANSSHMVQQILPHGQDAPNILVYKKMEAIVERMQTEGTGVSVRTVKAFMSKVPSVFTGADLIQWIMTNLTVDDISEALHLAHLLASHGYLFPIDDHQLTVRNDGTFYRFQTPYFWPSNFWEPENTDYAIYLCKRTMQNKTRLELADYEAENLAKLQKMFSRKWEFIFMQAEAQSKVDKKRDKLERKVLDSQERAFWDVHRPMPGCVNTTEMDIKKAYRKGASSLGSGSAGTAAHSNPAETMAKTISLLKQKLDRRTIKVSKVAESYISYYEQYSEFDYFLSAPDHPNPWQTDNTEFWDAEKLGKDIPMKRVKRWGFSLRELLNDPIGREQFTKFLDKEFSGENLKFWEAIQDMKALPQSQIKDAAQAIWNEYLAPDAACPVNIDSKSLELAREVVKEGAAQPSRWCFDVAADHVFYLMKSDSYSRFLRSDMYKDCLNGSKKKTSVKGLRIFSGRKDTPVIN, encoded by the exons ATGGTTACGAAGAAAAGCGTTGAcatagaaaaggaaaaacttgcAAAAAACATGCACTCCGGCTCCAACAGTGGCGCCACGGGTCTTCCAACAAAGTCGTCCAGTGCGGGTGGAGGAGGCGGAGGAGGCACCAGCGGTGGGTCTTGCAACGCGGTAGTAAGCTTTAGTGCAAGCACCATGGCCAACAGCAGCCATATGGTGCAGCAGATCCTACCCCACGGTCAGGATGCGCCTAATATACTCGTGTACAAGAAGATGGAGGCAATCGTCGAGCGGATGCAAACCGAAGGTACCGGCGTGTCGGTCCGTACGGTCAAGGCCTTCATGAGCAAGGTGCCGTCAGTATTTACTGGGGCAGATCTTATTCAATGGATCATGACCAACCTAACGGTCGACGACATTAGTGAGGCTCTTCATCTAGCACATCTACTAGCGTCTCACGGGTATCTATTCCCGATCGATGACCACCAGCTGACGGTACGGAACGATGGTACATTCTATCGCTTCCAGACGCCCTATTTCTGGCCGTCCAATTTCTGGGAGCCGGAAAATACCGACTATGCCATCTATCTCTGCAAACGCACCATGCAGAACAAGACGCGTCTCGAGCTGGCCGACTATGAGGCCGAAAATTTGGCCAAGCTGCAAAAGATGTTTTCACGCAAATGGGAGTTCATTTTCATGCAGGCGGAAGCGCAAAGTAAGGTGGACAAGAAGCGGGACAAACTCGAGCGCAAAGTGTTGGACTCGCAGGAACGGGCGTTCTGGGATGTGCACCGACCGATGCCAGGTTGTGTCAATACGACCGAGATGGACATTAAAAAAGCGTACCGGAAGGGTGCTTCATCGCTCGGATCTGGATCAGCCGGTACGGCGGCACATAGCAATCCGGCAGAGACGATGGCAAAAACAATCTCACTGCTCAAGCAAAAGCTCGATCGACGAACGATCAAAGTCTCGAAAGTGGCTGAATC ATACATTTCGTACTATGAGCAGTATAGCGAATTTGACTATTTTCTATCAGCTCCGGATCATCCCAATCCATGGCAGACGGATAATACGGAGTTTTGGGATGCGGAGAAACTCGG GAAGGACATCCCGATGAAACGGGTCAAACGGTGGGGCTTCAGTTTGCGAGAGTTACTAAACGATCCGATCGGTCGCGAGCAGTTTACCAAGTTTCTCGATAAAGAATTTAGCGGTGAAAACTTAAA GTTTTGGGAAGCGATTCAGGACATGAAGGCTTTACCGCAGTCCCAGATAAAGGATGCCGCGCAAGCAATCTGGAACGAGTATCTCGCCCCGGATGCTGCCTGCCCGGTTAATATCGATTCGAAATCGCTCGAATTAGCACGTGAGGTAGTGAAGGAAGGGGCGGCACAGCCGAGCCGCTGGTGTTTCGATGTTGCAGCCGATCACGTCTTTTATCTGATGAAGAGTGACTCCTACTCGCGCTTCCTTCGTTCCGATATGTACAAAGACTGTCTGAACGGCTCAAAGAAGAAG ACATCCGTCAAAGGACTTCGAATATTTTCTGGAAGAAAAGATACGCCTGTGATAAATTAA
- the LOC126567285 gene encoding LOW QUALITY PROTEIN: DNA repair protein XRCC3 (The sequence of the model RefSeq protein was modified relative to this genomic sequence to represent the inferred CDS: substituted 1 base at 1 genomic stop codon) produces MESVFEGFSSGSEIFTKHVDRWRRISFGVPVLDRLTDGGVSCRGVFEIAGDPGAGKTQIALKLALTAQREFPDASVVYICTEHMFPSGRLLQMEQAYKCQHPQDSTVQDRNFADHIMVEHVRCVPSLMACLFDRLPKLLDKTKISVLIVDSITSPFLEERNYISRAETFRTIVDRLQHFQEQYNFAIFVTNQVRSVIDSSTLDDQRLVPALGLAWSSLVHTRLQLSRRINSNKRRCTVMFGPGLAPNHGHYYIDESGPVDVQLVXTEANS; encoded by the exons ATGGAATCAGTATTCGAGGGTTTTTCTTCCG GCAGTGAAATATTCACCAAACATGTAGACCGCTGGCGAAGGATCAGCTTCGGCGTACCGGTACTCGATCGTCTCACGGACGGTGGCGTCTCCTGCCGAGGCGTATTCGAAATTGCCGGAGATCCTGGTGCGGGAAAAACGCAAATCGCTTTGAAACTAGCGCTTACAGCTCAACGCGAGTTTCCGGATGCATCCGTGGTGTACATATGTACCGAGCATATGTTCCCGTCCGGAAGATTGCTACAGATGGAACAAGCGTACAAGTGCCAGCATCCGCAAGATAGCACAGTGCAAGATCGCAACTTTGCGGATCACATTATGGTCGAGCATGTTCGATGTGTG CCTTCCTTAATGGCATGTCTGTTCGACCGGTTGCCAAAACTATTAGATAAAACCAAAATCAGTGTGCTCATCGTTGATTCCATCACCAGCCCATTTCTGGAAGAGAGGAACTACATTTCGCGGGCGGAAACATTCCGTACGATTGTGGACCGCTTGCAACACTTCCAGGAGCAGTACAATTTTGCCATCTTTGTCACAAACCAGGTTCGGTCCGTGATTGATTCGTCAACGCTCGACGATCAACGACTTGTCCCCGCACTCGGTCTAGCCTGGAGCTCACTGGTGCACACCCGTTTGCAGCTTTCACGTAGAATTAACTCCAACAAACGAAGATGTACGGTTATGTTTGGACCGGGCTTAGCTCCGAATCATGGACACTATTATATCGACGAGTCAGGCCCGGTGGATGTCCAACTAGTGTAAACGGAAGCAA ATTCCTAA
- the LOC126558475 gene encoding twinfilin, producing MSHQTGIKANAELLKFFGKCKDGKTRVLKVSIENEELRLVSHSDVKRDWEKDYDTLVRPLIEESTPCYILYRLDYKIPTGYAWLLMSWVPESATVRQKMLYASTKATLKLEFGSSHIKEELNATSKEETTLQGYHKHRVDFSSPAPLTSREEELAELRKTEVKTDFGIDTKQQTLGGINCPISDAVAQALHDMRRGGYNYLQFRIDLEEEKIHLVKADNIDLTGLPLQIPTDHARYHLYIFKHHHEGNYLESVVFVYSMPGYSCSIRERMMYSSCKGPFSATIEKHGIQVAKKLEIDNGAELTEEFLHEELHPRKLNLRPQFSKPKGPPSRGAKRLTKPQAVE from the exons ATGTCGCACCAAACTGGCATTAAGG CAAACGCCGAGCTGTTGAAGTTTTTTGGCAAATGCAAGGATGGAAAGACCAGAGTGCTTAAAGTTTCTATCGAGAATG AGGAACTACGGCTGGTGAGTCACAGTGATGTGAAGCGCGACTGGGAAAAGGACTACGATACGTTGGTAAGACCACTGATAGAAGAAAGTACGCCATGTTACATCCTCTATAG ATTGGACTACAAaattccaaccgggtatgcaTGGCTCCTGATGAGCTGGGTGCCGGAATCGGCCACGGTGCGGCAGAAGATGCTTTACGCTTCGACCAAAGCAACACTGAAGCTCGAGTTCGGTTCGAGTCACATCAAGGAAGAGCTCAACGCAACATCCAAGGAAGAAACGACGCTACAGGGCTATCATAAGCATAGGGTTGACTTCAGCTCGCCAGCACCGCTGACCAGTCGTGAGGAAGAGCTGGCTGAACTGCGCAAAACAGAAGTTAAAACAGATTTCGGTATAGACACCAAGCAACAAACGCTCGGTGGTATCAACTGCCCAATATCGGATGCGGTCGCACAAGCGCTACATGATATGCGCCGTGGGGGCTACAACTATCTCCAGTTTCGTATCGATCTCGAGGAGGAAAAGATACACTTGGTCAAGGCGGACAATATCGATCTGACTGGGCTACCGTTGCAAATTCCGACCGATCATGCACGTTACCATCTGTACATTTTCAAACACCATCACGAGGGAAACTATCTGGAAAGTGTTGTGTTCGTCTATTCGATGCCAGGCTATAGCTGTTCCATCCGGGAGCGCATGATGTATTCAAGCTGCAAGGGGCCATTTTCTGCAACGATCGAAAAGCATGGCATCCAGGTAGCGAAGAAACTGGAAATTGACAATGGTGCAGAACTGACCGAAGAGTTTCTGCATGAGGAGCTTCATCCGCGCAAGCTTAACCTTCGGCCACAGTTTTCAAAGCCGAAGGGCCCACCTAGCCGCGGAGCTAAAAGACTGACGAAACCACAGGCTGTCGAGTAA